The genomic stretch TCACCGGGTCCTGATGGGTTTAACCCCGCCTTTTATCAACACTTTTGGAGCTTATGTGGTGAGGATATTTTCCAGGCAGCACTGTTGTGGCTTGATAGAGGTTTCTTTCCGCCGGAACTTAATGCGACAAACATATGTCTTATCCCCAAGTGTGCTAATCCGAAAAATATGAAGGATCTTCGTCCCATTTCTCTATGTAATGTCGTGTATAAGCTAATAGCCAAAGTGTTAGCTAATAGATTAAAACCATTGTTGGAAAGGTGTGTATCCGAAGAGCAGTCGGCCTTTGTGGAAGGGAGATCCATCCTTGATAACGCTGTGGTGGCTACGGAAATAATTCATGCGTTAAAGAGGAAGACGAATGGTAACATAGCAAATTTGGCTTTGAAGGTTGATATTAGTAAAGCTTATGATAGAGTTGATTGGGGTTTTCTTAGAGGCATCCTGCGTCGCATGGGGTTTGATGAGAAGTGGATTCATTGGCTTTTAATGTGTGTTACTTCGGTGCATTATTCTGTTCTCGTTAACTCGGATAGAGTCGGACCTATTATTCCAGGAAGAGGGCTGAGACAAGGCGATCCCCTTTCACCATATCTGTTCATCCTTGTATCTGAAGGGCTTTCTGCTCTTATTAGAGGCGCTGTTTCCCGTGGTGATCTCCATGGAGCCCGTGTTTGCAGGGGGGCACCAAGTGTATCCCActtgctttttgctgacgattgttttctgTTTTGCAGGGCAAATATTGTGGAGGCGTCAAACCTTATGGAGCTTCTCAATACTTATGCCAAGGCGACAGGCCAAGTGATCAATCTTACCAAATCTGAAGTGTTTTTTAGTCGTAACCTGAGTGGTCCAGCTCAGGAGGACTTGGCCAATTTGATGGGGGTACGACATGTTATGGGTACTGGGACTTATTTGGGCCTACCTTCCATGATTGGTAGAAGTAAGAAGGCGGTGTTCTCTTTTATTAAGGATCGTATATGGAAACGTATAAACTCTTGGAGCGGTCGTTCTTTGTCTAAAGCAGGGAAAGAAGTTATGATTAAATCCGTTCTGCAGTCGATTCCAGCCTACATTATGAGTATCTATTTAATCCCGGATGGGGTGGTGAAGGATATTGAAAAAATGCTTAACTCTTTTTGGTGGGGGAGGGGGTGGTTGTAATAATAAGGGTATTCGGTGGTTAGCATGGGAGAGGATGACTATGATGAAGTGTGAGGGAGGATTGGGATTTAGagactttaaagcctttaatatgGCAATGGTAGCAAAACAAGGTTGGAATATTTTGGCGAAACCCACTTCCCTCGTTGCTAGAATTTTCAAAGCAAGGTACTTTCCACGGTCATCTTTCCTTGATTCAAAAGTTGGTAACAATCCGAGCTACGTGTGGAGGAGTTTGTGGAGAGCTAAGGATGTTCTTAAGCTTGGTAGTAGGTGGAGCATAGGTGAAGGTAGTAACATTACGGTTATGAATGATCCGTGGCTTCGAGAGAAAGAAAGTTGGTGGACATGTGGTCCACACTTACAAGGTACGTATAATCTGTGTGTTAAGGATCTTCTTCTGACTAATGTTAAACAATGGGATGTGGGTAAGGTGAACTTGCTTTTCGATCATGTGGTCGCTGAAGCTATTCTTAGAGTTCCCCTAGTGGAGGAGGTTGTGGAGGATAGGTTGGTGTGGCAAGAGGAAAGGAATGGTGAGTATAGTGTGAAGTCGGGTTATAGACTTTGGAGAGGAATGCAAAGTAGAAATCAGTGTAATGATAGGGAGGGTAATTGGAAGAATGTCTGGAACATCTTAGCGCCTTCTAGAGCTAAGCATCTGTTATGGCGTATTTGTCGGGGCTGCCTTCCAACCCGTACTAATTTGCAACAACATCATGTTCAGTGCTCGTCTCTTTGCCCATGGTGtgatattgaagaagaagatgagtggCATGTCTTTTTCGGTTGCATTTCAACCTTCCAAagttggcgggcagcaggtttgtcaGCTATTATAGACTCTCGTATTCACTCTTTTCATGATGCTAAGTCGCTTATATTTGATGTGTGTAGTCGGGAGGATCGTCGGGATGCCGGGAGATTTGCTATGGTACTTGAATCCCTTTGGAGGAGTAGGAACAATGTGGTGTGGCAAGATGATCGAGAAGATGCTATAAGAATTGGTTTACAAGCCTATCACAATTGGTATGATTGGTTCCTAGCTAGGAAGGACAATAATGGGTGTACTACTAATAATTTTCCGCTTACTTGGATCCCGCCTTTGGTTGATCAGGTGAAGTGTAATGTTGATGCAGGTTTTAATAATAATGCTGTTACTGCTAACAGAGGTTGGTGCTTTCGGGATCATCTGGGTAGATTTATCAGAGCTGGTTCTGCGTGGGATTTAGGCCTTTATTCGGTCTTTGAAGCCGAAGCCATCGCGTTGAAGGAAGCTATCCAGGATGCTATCTCCCTTCAGCTTTCCTATGTTACCTTTGAAAGTGATTGCCAATTTGTTGTCAATTCTATCTACTCTAAGCATGTTGGCTACTCTGAgcattttatatttatttccgaactttgaggtaaagttcattaagcgccaagcgaattcggttgcccataATTTAgcaaaggcggccaattcttagTCTAGGCGTAATATCCTTAATATGGTACCtccttgtatttttcaaagtttgatgaATGAAAGTTGTTAAGTCtgtttatgtaaaaaaaaaaaaaaaaatcataaatcataTAACTCAGACAACAAATAATATAGATTAAGCTTCATCTTGCTAAAATcaaaacattattattattatcatagaAAATCCAACAACACAGTTTATAACAACTTTACAACATTACAAAAAAAAGCATGATTAAGCAACTGGTTTAAACGAAGTGAGGCTCCTAGAATGTGCAAAAGGTTTATCCCAAACTTGCGCTTCATACTTCTTGGTAGCAGCAGATCCATCTTTCGCCGTCAACACAAGTAGATAATTCGTTCCGGCCACAACCTGGCTTTGACCGCTAATCACTTCCACCAGACTCAATTTCTCACCAGATTGTTTCCCGTGTTCCGTCAACGCGAATTCAGCGATCTCCTTCACGTATGGATCTTTGATGTCCTTGATCGGAGTCCAGCCGCCGGTTCTAGCGGCGTCGGAAAAGACGGACACGGAtaaagagagaagaaaaaagaTCACAACGCTTTTCATGTTTTTTCAAGATTAGTTATAAAATCTGTGATTGTTTTCAATGATGCGTTTAGAATGGGGGAGGGATTGGGTATTTATAGCCACTAGGTTATGGTGTTTTTTCTATATTTGCAAAGGACGTTTTTACCCCTACGAGTACGCGTTTTTGTGATTTCCTGCTATTATTACAAATCTGTGACTGGGATGGAGAATCCAC from Vicia villosa cultivar HV-30 ecotype Madison, WI linkage group LG4, Vvil1.0, whole genome shotgun sequence encodes the following:
- the LOC131599856 gene encoding cysteine proteinase inhibitor 5-like, with the translated sequence MKSVVIFFLLSLSVSVFSDAARTGGWTPIKDIKDPYVKEIAEFALTEHGKQSGEKLSLVEVISGQSQVVAGTNYLLVLTAKDGSAATKKYEAQVWDKPFAHSRSLTSFKPVA